One genomic segment of Salinigranum rubrum includes these proteins:
- a CDS encoding DUF5786 family protein produces MSMGAYDEDEHERREQKTSRVDAAFDDERVVYQGTIEYDSGDSTEALLDQFKRIKEQ; encoded by the coding sequence ATGTCAATGGGTGCCTATGACGAGGACGAGCACGAGCGACGTGAACAGAAGACCTCGCGGGTCGACGCCGCCTTCGACGACGAGCGAGTTGTGTACCAGGGGACCATCGAGTACGACTCCGGGGACTCCACAGAGGCACTCCTCGACCAGTTCAAGCGCATCAAAGAGCAGTAA
- a CDS encoding UPF0175 family protein, whose amino-acid sequence MNPHALNTALTLYRSRTLSLSQAAHRAGCSEREMVRTLGKHGIAVRERFVSHTSLNNPSASAD is encoded by the coding sequence ATGAACCCACACGCCCTCAACACGGCGCTCACCCTGTACCGCAGCAGAACGCTCTCCCTCTCTCAGGCCGCCCACCGGGCCGGCTGCTCGGAGCGCGAGATGGTGCGGACCCTCGGCAAGCACGGAATCGCCGTTCGGGAACGGTTCGTCTCCCACACATCGCTGAACAATCCCTCCGCGAGCGCCGACTGA
- a CDS encoding DUF5789 family protein yields MRLNGTQEAIDAAEYPLSSEEFISQHGDHTIELANGSETVADVLGRLGPETYASAEDVTTALYSAVSHKGIGRRFYSDRDVYTLGEDGPTPESF; encoded by the coding sequence ATGCGCCTGAACGGCACCCAAGAGGCAATCGACGCGGCCGAGTACCCCCTCAGCAGCGAGGAGTTCATCTCACAGCACGGCGACCACACCATCGAACTCGCGAACGGGTCCGAGACGGTCGCCGACGTACTCGGACGCCTGGGGCCGGAGACGTACGCCTCCGCCGAGGACGTCACGACAGCCCTCTACTCCGCAGTCTCGCACAAGGGTATCGGTCGACGCTTCTACAGCGACCGCGACGTCTACACCCTCGGCGAGGACGGCCCGACGCCCGAATCGTTCTGA
- a CDS encoding phosphoribosyltransferase — protein MFADRSDAGERLADRLVEEGVDADLVLAIPRGGLPVGRVVADRLGAPLDVVVAVKLGAPGNPELALGAVAGDGSVWTNDEIVSRLGVDDAYLQEEQARAQAAASQKLREYRRGESLARLDGKRVVVVDDGLATGATALACVRQVQAAGADEVVLAVPVAAPDSTGRVRDEGARVVAVETPDSFGAVGQFYRDFRQVRDAEARSYLGERENEERGRGDRE, from the coding sequence ATGTTCGCTGACAGGAGCGACGCGGGCGAGCGCCTCGCCGACCGGCTCGTGGAGGAGGGTGTCGACGCCGACCTCGTACTGGCCATCCCCCGCGGCGGGCTGCCGGTCGGTCGGGTCGTCGCGGACCGACTCGGCGCCCCGCTCGACGTCGTCGTCGCGGTGAAACTGGGCGCGCCGGGTAACCCCGAACTCGCGCTCGGCGCGGTGGCGGGCGACGGGAGCGTCTGGACGAACGACGAGATAGTCTCGCGGCTCGGCGTCGACGACGCGTACCTGCAGGAAGAGCAGGCGCGGGCGCAGGCGGCGGCCTCCCAGAAGCTCCGCGAGTACCGCCGGGGCGAGTCGCTCGCTCGACTGGATGGGAAGCGCGTCGTCGTCGTCGACGACGGGCTCGCGACGGGCGCGACGGCGCTGGCGTGCGTTCGACAGGTGCAGGCGGCCGGAGCCGACGAGGTGGTGCTGGCGGTGCCGGTCGCGGCCCCGGACTCCACCGGACGCGTCCGCGACGAGGGCGCGCGAGTGGTCGCCGTCGAGACGCCCGACTCGTTCGGTGCCGTCGGGCAGTTCTACCGCGACTTCCGGCAGGTGCGCGACGCCGAGGCGCGGTCGTATCTCGGGGAGCGCGAGAACGAAGAGCGGGGCCGCGGGGACCGAGAGTAG
- a CDS encoding DUF7530 family protein, which translates to MTVANEEGPQYGETWVYESIVGALPGASLSGTAAVALQVAIFQVSLFVLAWVYDLWAVVPAGTAAIGVAAVGSVLMLRFSAATRRLDLPTAYQRFLFSSGIEVVLGVLAFVALVTHLFVFAPRSGEPTILTALFGPEPPVVVVYLMLLVLWDLCYRIGTSWWAAVVAAWRSYRYTFDPATAAALRRTDATNVAFGLIQVVLLPFLTTEPVLFAAVAGHVVAVTLVSTVALVTVEAE; encoded by the coding sequence ATGACGGTCGCAAACGAGGAGGGGCCGCAGTACGGCGAGACGTGGGTGTACGAGAGCATCGTCGGCGCGCTCCCGGGGGCGTCGCTGTCGGGGACGGCCGCCGTCGCCCTCCAGGTCGCCATCTTCCAGGTCAGCCTGTTCGTCCTCGCGTGGGTGTACGACCTCTGGGCGGTCGTCCCGGCGGGGACGGCCGCCATCGGCGTCGCGGCGGTCGGGAGCGTCCTCATGCTGCGGTTCAGCGCCGCCACCCGGAGATTAGACCTGCCGACCGCGTACCAGCGCTTCCTGTTCTCCTCCGGAATCGAGGTGGTGCTGGGCGTGCTGGCGTTCGTCGCGCTCGTCACCCACCTGTTCGTCTTCGCACCCCGGTCGGGGGAGCCGACGATTCTCACCGCCCTGTTCGGGCCGGAACCGCCGGTCGTCGTCGTCTACCTGATGCTGCTCGTCCTCTGGGACCTCTGCTACAGAATCGGGACGTCGTGGTGGGCGGCGGTGGTCGCCGCGTGGCGCTCGTACCGGTATACGTTCGACCCGGCGACCGCGGCGGCGCTCCGGCGGACCGACGCGACGAACGTCGCGTTCGGCCTGATCCAGGTGGTACTCTTGCCGTTCCTCACGACCGAACCCGTGCTCTTCGCGGCTGTCGCGGGGCACGTCGTCGCGGTGACCCTCGTCTCGACGGTGGCTCTGGTGACTGTCGAAGCCGAGTGA
- a CDS encoding helicase C-terminal domain-containing protein, translating to MDPSRIIDEFPAPSFRGAQEQALHDIRDAFAAGNDVVLVRAPTGSGKSLLARAICGAAATVEESRPRDATDAYYTTPQVSQLDDVASDPLLDDFQVIRGKRNYNCILDGEEDTPVNQAPCARQRGFDCAVKHRCPYYSARAIASNRTIAAMTLAYFMQTAGSDVFRKRDVVVVDEAHGLAEWAEMYATIDLNPRTVPVWEDLRVPAVGEASDPLERTIRFADALVGVCTRAKDDLLAKEELSPDEAARRDRLQELISELKWFVDDARDPQSPTTWVVDQPDGAGSQIQIKPLDPARYLKHTVWDRGNRFALLSATILNKEAFCRGVGLNPDRVALVDVPHTFPLEHRPLYDVTQGKMTYEHRDDTVPKIARLLVRLLARHPDEKGLVHCHSYSIQERLHERLAGMGVGARVRAHGRDDRNEVLEEWKASSEPTLFLSVKMEEALDLNGDLCRWQVLCKAPYLNTSDSRVARRLEDGQWAWYHRAALRTVIQACGRVVRAPDDHGATYLADSSLLDLFDRARGDLPPWFREQVDAMHAPTLPDFDPAAALAGIDATPSPSRVDRSSRSASSSSPSNSSGSTSASSPSDSSSSGSRSATRSASGSDRDRDSRHPLSDVWGE from the coding sequence GTGGACCCCTCCCGGATTATCGACGAGTTCCCCGCGCCGTCGTTCAGAGGTGCCCAGGAGCAGGCACTTCACGACATCCGCGACGCGTTCGCCGCCGGCAACGACGTCGTGCTCGTCCGCGCACCGACGGGGAGCGGGAAGTCCCTCCTCGCGCGAGCCATCTGCGGCGCGGCGGCGACCGTCGAGGAGTCCCGGCCCAGAGACGCGACCGACGCGTACTACACCACGCCGCAGGTCTCCCAACTCGACGACGTCGCTTCCGACCCGCTGCTCGACGACTTCCAGGTCATCCGGGGGAAACGCAACTACAACTGTATTCTCGACGGCGAGGAGGACACGCCGGTCAACCAGGCGCCGTGTGCCCGCCAGCGCGGCTTCGACTGCGCGGTCAAACACCGCTGTCCGTACTACTCGGCGCGCGCTATCGCCTCCAACCGAACGATTGCGGCGATGACGCTCGCGTACTTCATGCAGACCGCGGGCTCCGACGTCTTTCGAAAACGAGACGTCGTCGTCGTCGACGAGGCGCACGGCCTCGCAGAGTGGGCCGAGATGTACGCGACCATCGACCTGAATCCGAGGACGGTTCCCGTCTGGGAGGACCTGCGCGTTCCCGCGGTGGGGGAGGCGTCGGACCCGCTCGAACGCACGATCAGATTCGCCGACGCCCTCGTCGGCGTCTGTACGCGGGCGAAAGACGACCTGCTGGCGAAAGAGGAACTCTCGCCGGACGAGGCCGCCCGTCGGGACCGCTTGCAGGAACTCATCTCGGAACTGAAGTGGTTCGTCGACGACGCCCGAGACCCCCAGTCACCGACGACGTGGGTCGTCGACCAGCCCGACGGCGCGGGCTCACAGATACAGATCAAGCCGCTCGACCCCGCGCGCTACCTGAAGCACACCGTCTGGGACAGAGGGAACAGATTCGCGCTGCTCTCCGCCACGATTCTGAACAAGGAGGCGTTCTGTCGCGGCGTCGGGCTGAATCCCGACAGGGTCGCCCTGGTCGACGTCCCCCACACCTTCCCCCTGGAGCACCGCCCGCTGTACGACGTCACGCAGGGGAAGATGACGTACGAGCACCGCGACGACACCGTCCCGAAGATCGCCCGCTTGCTCGTCCGTTTACTCGCGAGACACCCCGACGAGAAGGGACTCGTCCACTGTCACTCCTACAGCATTCAGGAACGCCTCCACGAGCGCCTCGCGGGCATGGGCGTCGGCGCGCGCGTCCGCGCTCACGGGAGGGACGACCGAAACGAGGTGTTAGAGGAGTGGAAGGCGAGTTCCGAGCCGACGCTGTTCCTCTCGGTGAAGATGGAGGAGGCGCTGGACCTGAACGGCGACCTCTGTCGCTGGCAGGTGCTCTGTAAGGCACCGTACCTCAACACGAGCGACTCGCGGGTCGCTCGTCGACTGGAGGACGGCCAGTGGGCGTGGTACCACCGCGCCGCGCTTCGGACCGTGATCCAGGCGTGCGGGCGTGTCGTCCGCGCGCCCGACGACCACGGCGCGACCTACCTCGCGGATTCGAGCCTCCTCGACCTGTTCGACCGCGCCCGGGGCGACCTCCCGCCGTGGTTCCGCGAACAGGTCGACGCCATGCACGCGCCGACGCTCCCCGACTTCGACCCGGCGGCCGCCCTCGCCGGTATCGACGCGACGCCCTCCCCGAGTCGCGTCGACCGCTCGTCGCGGTCGGCCTCTTCGTCCTCCCCTTCGAACTCGTCCGGTTCGACGTCCGCGTCGTCCCCCTCCGATTCCTCCTCGTCCGGGTCACGTTCTGCGACCCGGTCCGCTTCGGGGTCCGACCGCGACCGCGACAGTCGCCACCCGCTCTCGGACGTCTGGGGCGAGTGA
- a CDS encoding NAD(P)H-binding protein has translation MKVFVTGASGFVGSRLVPALLDAGHEVVALTRDATRYEGPSAVEVVEGDLLDPGSFRLVDRESPGENAKKRRSLGDVLRDLRVDAAYYLVHSMGSGGDFETRDRTAARTFVRGVSEGGVARIVYLGGLGGERDRLSPHLRSRREVERILSEGEAELTTLRAAIIVGEGSTSFELIRQLSSRLPVMLTPRWVETPCQPIAIDDVVAYLVGVLGVEETAGETYEIGGSEVLTYGEIMRQTGRQLGHEPRIVSVPVLTPRLSAYWLDFVTDVPRSVARPLIEGLKNPVVVTDTRIRDLVDVDLTPFDVAVARALGRDPDTREPVTVEVREFDPEPAVGTGTELQ, from the coding sequence ATGAAGGTGTTCGTGACGGGTGCGAGCGGGTTCGTGGGGAGCCGGCTCGTCCCGGCCCTCCTCGACGCGGGTCACGAGGTCGTCGCCCTGACCCGTGACGCGACGCGGTACGAGGGCCCGTCGGCGGTGGAGGTCGTCGAGGGCGACCTGCTCGACCCGGGCTCGTTCCGCCTCGTCGACAGGGAGTCCCCGGGAGAGAACGCGAAGAAGCGGCGGTCGCTCGGGGACGTCCTCCGCGACCTGCGGGTCGACGCGGCGTACTATCTCGTCCACTCGATGGGCTCGGGCGGCGACTTCGAGACGAGAGACAGAACGGCGGCCCGGACGTTCGTCCGCGGTGTCTCCGAGGGAGGCGTCGCGCGCATCGTCTACCTCGGGGGGCTGGGCGGCGAGCGCGACCGACTGTCGCCACACCTCCGCTCCCGACGGGAGGTCGAGCGCATCCTCTCGGAGGGGGAGGCGGAACTGACGACGCTCCGGGCGGCGATCATCGTCGGGGAGGGGAGTACGAGCTTCGAGCTCATCCGTCAGCTCTCGTCCCGACTGCCGGTAATGCTGACGCCGCGGTGGGTCGAGACGCCCTGTCAACCGATCGCCATCGACGACGTCGTCGCCTACCTCGTGGGCGTTCTCGGGGTGGAGGAGACGGCGGGCGAGACGTACGAAATCGGGGGGTCGGAGGTGCTCACCTACGGGGAGATCATGCGACAGACCGGACGACAGCTGGGTCACGAGCCACGAATCGTTTCGGTGCCGGTGTTGACGCCGCGGCTCTCGGCGTACTGGCTCGACTTCGTGACCGACGTGCCCCGCTCGGTCGCCCGGCCGCTCATCGAGGGGCTGAAGAACCCCGTCGTCGTGACCGACACGCGCATCCGCGACCTGGTCGACGTCGACCTGACGCCGTTCGACGTGGCGGTCGCCCGGGCGCTCGGCCGCGACCCCGACACGCGAGAGCCGGTGACCGTCGAGGTGCGTGAGTTCGACCCGGAGCCGGCGGTCGGGACGGGGACGGAGCTACAGTGA
- a CDS encoding inorganic phosphate transporter, producing MVSVTFWALVALATATGLATAWALGANSNSPPFAPAIGANAISTMRAAFLIGILAALGALAQGGSISETVGAGLINGVSITSLAATAGLLTATAFMAFGVYTGYPVPAAFATTGAMVGVGLSLGGTPAFDTYRRIATFWVLVPPVSGGLAYLTATVLRRDDIPETVGVPLLAAVVGGIVANVRLSVIPDPAGGDQGSLAGFLGSVVETPSVLGVELGVLLVTLVAAAVSFRFIQRRTEESVDRGVRTFLVLLGSVVAFSSGGSQVGLATGPLENLYRAELGLPGIALLAVGATGILGGAWMGAPRLLQATSREYAQLGVRRSIAALVPGFIIAQAAIALGIPISFNNIIISGVIGGGLAGGSAGVSRRKIGVTLLFWVLTLVASVAVGFGLYRAFATALGG from the coding sequence GTGGTGAGCGTCACCTTCTGGGCGCTGGTCGCGCTTGCGACCGCGACGGGACTGGCGACGGCGTGGGCGCTGGGTGCGAACAGCAACTCCCCGCCCTTCGCGCCCGCCATCGGCGCCAACGCCATCTCGACGATGCGCGCCGCGTTTCTGATAGGAATCCTCGCCGCGCTCGGTGCGCTCGCACAGGGCGGGAGCATCTCCGAGACCGTCGGAGCCGGGCTGATAAACGGCGTCTCGATCACGTCGCTCGCGGCCACTGCCGGACTGCTGACCGCGACGGCGTTCATGGCGTTCGGCGTCTACACGGGCTATCCCGTGCCCGCCGCGTTCGCCACGACGGGCGCGATGGTCGGTGTCGGCCTCTCGCTCGGCGGGACGCCCGCGTTCGACACCTACCGACGGATCGCGACGTTCTGGGTGCTCGTCCCGCCCGTCTCGGGCGGCCTGGCGTACCTCACCGCGACCGTGCTTCGAAGGGACGACATCCCAGAGACGGTCGGGGTTCCGCTCTTGGCCGCGGTCGTCGGAGGCATCGTCGCCAACGTCCGACTGAGCGTCATCCCCGACCCCGCCGGTGGCGACCAGGGGTCGCTCGCGGGCTTTCTCGGGAGCGTCGTCGAGACGCCCTCGGTCCTGGGTGTGGAACTCGGCGTCCTCCTCGTGACACTCGTCGCCGCGGCCGTGAGCTTCCGGTTCATCCAGCGCCGCACCGAGGAGTCGGTCGACCGCGGCGTCCGAACGTTTCTGGTGCTGCTCGGGAGCGTCGTCGCCTTTTCCAGCGGCGGGAGCCAAGTGGGGCTCGCGACCGGCCCCCTCGAAAACCTCTACCGCGCCGAACTCGGCCTCCCGGGTATCGCGCTGTTGGCCGTGGGTGCGACCGGCATCCTCGGCGGGGCCTGGATGGGCGCGCCGCGGCTCCTCCAGGCGACCTCCCGCGAGTACGCCCAGTTGGGAGTGCGCCGCTCCATCGCCGCGCTCGTCCCGGGCTTTATCATCGCTCAGGCCGCCATCGCGCTCGGCATCCCCATCTCGTTCAACAACATCATCATCTCGGGCGTCATCGGCGGCGGTCTCGCCGGGGGCTCGGCGGGGGTTTCGCGTCGAAAGATCGGCGTGACGCTCCTCTTCTGGGTGCTCACGCTGGTGGCGTCGGTCGCCGTCGGGTTCGGGCTCTACCGGGCGTTCGCGACCGCACTCGGCGGGTGA
- a CDS encoding 60S ribosomal export protein NMD3, producing the protein MTDAASREFCPRCGDPVPEREEPLPGRPREQDAVLCNACYFADFDLVDAPDRIEVQVCSGCGAVHRGNRWVDVGAEDYTDVAIDEVGGALGVHLSAEEVQWGIEPEQVDQNTIRMHCRFSGVVRGTYVEEEVTVPVLIARGTCDRCGRIAGGYYAAEIQVRADDRAPTREETTRAVEIAEAYIAEREATGDRNAFISEVKETDDGVDIKISTNQMGGGIAKRITRELGGSVEEYPTLVTEDGDGNEVYRVTFAVRLPPYPPGTVIDPEDGDGPVLVRSARQRLKGVRLTTGANYEAAYEDGIAPDARRLGTREDAQETTVVTVEDDHAVQVLDPETYEAKTVSRPDYFDPAAEAVPVLKSRAGLHVLPEEGAETEDE; encoded by the coding sequence ATGACTGACGCGGCGTCGCGCGAGTTCTGCCCGCGGTGTGGCGACCCGGTTCCCGAGCGCGAGGAACCCCTGCCGGGTCGGCCGCGCGAGCAGGACGCGGTCCTTTGTAACGCCTGTTACTTCGCCGACTTCGACCTCGTGGACGCGCCCGACCGCATCGAGGTGCAGGTGTGTTCGGGCTGCGGCGCGGTCCACCGCGGGAACCGCTGGGTCGACGTGGGCGCGGAGGACTACACCGACGTCGCCATCGACGAAGTCGGCGGCGCGTTGGGCGTCCACCTCTCGGCCGAGGAGGTGCAGTGGGGCATCGAACCCGAGCAGGTCGATCAGAACACCATCCGGATGCACTGTCGGTTCTCCGGCGTCGTCCGCGGCACGTACGTCGAAGAGGAGGTGACGGTGCCCGTCCTCATCGCGCGGGGGACCTGTGACCGCTGTGGGCGCATCGCCGGCGGCTACTACGCGGCCGAGATACAGGTCCGCGCGGACGACCGGGCGCCGACGCGCGAGGAGACGACACGCGCGGTCGAAATCGCCGAGGCGTACATCGCCGAACGGGAGGCGACGGGTGACAGAAACGCGTTCATCTCCGAGGTGAAAGAGACCGACGACGGGGTCGACATCAAGATATCGACGAACCAGATGGGCGGCGGCATCGCCAAGCGCATCACGCGGGAACTCGGCGGGAGCGTCGAGGAGTACCCGACGCTCGTGACCGAGGACGGCGACGGCAACGAAGTCTATCGGGTCACGTTCGCGGTCCGCCTGCCACCGTACCCGCCCGGGACGGTCATCGACCCCGAGGACGGCGACGGACCGGTGCTCGTCCGGAGCGCGCGACAGCGCCTCAAGGGCGTCCGACTGACGACGGGTGCGAACTACGAGGCGGCGTACGAGGACGGAATCGCCCCGGACGCACGCCGCCTGGGGACCCGCGAGGACGCACAGGAGACGACGGTCGTGACCGTCGAGGACGACCACGCGGTGCAGGTGCTCGACCCCGAGACGTACGAGGCGAAGACGGTCTCACGTCCGGACTACTTCGACCCGGCCGCCGAGGCGGTCCCCGTGCTCAAGAGCCGAGCGGGGCTGCACGTCCTGCCCGAAGAGGGAGCGGAGACGGAAGACGAGTAG
- the htpX gene encoding zinc metalloprotease HtpX has protein sequence MQWKPDWGLRGRMVLTMFLLFALYIVFIGVLSLYFGRLLPVVAFMGIFLFAQFFFSDKLALYSMGAHVVEEDEADAEMRKVHRMVSRLSQQADLPKPKVAVAEMSIPNAFAAGRSRKSSTVCVTRGILRTLDDDELEGVLAHELAHIKNRDVMVMTIASFLSTLAFLIVRWGWFLGGNRERGGAPVIVAILVSLVVWIVSFLLIRALSRYREFSADRGGAVITGKPSALASALLTIEGRMDRVPKEDLRETSEMNAFFVIPIKGDFIGRVFSTHPSTDRRVERLRELEREMETA, from the coding sequence ATGCAGTGGAAACCAGATTGGGGGCTCCGCGGTCGGATGGTCCTCACCATGTTCCTGCTGTTCGCCCTCTACATCGTCTTCATCGGCGTGTTGAGTCTGTACTTCGGACGACTCCTCCCCGTCGTCGCGTTCATGGGAATCTTCCTGTTCGCGCAGTTCTTCTTCAGCGACAAACTCGCCCTGTACAGTATGGGCGCTCACGTCGTCGAGGAGGACGAGGCCGATGCCGAAATGCGGAAGGTCCACCGGATGGTCTCCCGCCTCTCACAGCAGGCGGACCTCCCCAAGCCGAAGGTCGCCGTCGCCGAGATGTCGATTCCGAACGCGTTCGCGGCCGGCCGCTCGCGGAAGAGTTCCACGGTGTGTGTCACCCGCGGCATCCTCCGGACGCTCGACGACGACGAACTCGAAGGCGTCCTCGCGCACGAACTCGCCCACATCAAGAACCGCGACGTGATGGTGATGACCATCGCGTCGTTCCTCTCGACGCTGGCGTTCCTCATCGTCCGCTGGGGCTGGTTCCTCGGCGGCAATCGGGAGAGAGGCGGCGCGCCCGTCATCGTCGCCATCCTCGTCTCGCTGGTGGTGTGGATCGTCTCGTTCCTCCTCATCCGCGCACTGTCGCGATACCGCGAGTTCTCTGCCGACCGGGGCGGGGCCGTCATCACGGGCAAGCCCTCCGCGCTCGCGTCCGCCCTCCTCACCATCGAGGGGCGGATGGACCGCGTGCCGAAAGAGGACCTCCGCGAGACCTCGGAGATGAACGCTTTCTTCGTGATTCCGATCAAGGGCGACTTCATCGGCCGGGTGTTCTCGACGCACCCCTCCACTGACAGGAGGGTCGAACGGCTCCGCGAACTCGAACGGGAGATGGAAACCGCATAG
- a CDS encoding YkgJ family cysteine cluster protein: protein MEVNCAGCAGCCLDWRPLSAEPLDHERRGGRVPLDDAYNLVPLSRDEVSGFVDAGYGDALTPRLFEPGERDDRVRLGGHDVAAIDGRPVFFVGLRKPPKPVAPFETDRRWLPACVFLDPETLQCRIHGDDRYPGECADYPGHNLALDQETECERVERVHGGTRLRDRSDPPTGNLALGPQAVGTKVFVHPAPERLDGVVDRLVRGALRAADRAEFVGSAVASSPGSTDVDESRLAAVRERVEDASSWVGRAIEAWEATAGAVGTDATGADTGVDDRLGAPSTPGWEANGDKG, encoded by the coding sequence ATGGAGGTGAACTGCGCGGGCTGTGCGGGCTGTTGCCTGGACTGGCGTCCCCTCTCCGCGGAGCCGCTGGACCACGAACGTCGCGGGGGGCGCGTCCCGCTGGACGACGCGTACAACCTCGTGCCGCTCAGCCGCGACGAGGTCAGCGGGTTCGTCGACGCGGGGTACGGCGACGCGCTGACGCCGCGGCTGTTCGAACCGGGCGAGCGGGACGACCGGGTCCGACTCGGCGGGCACGACGTGGCCGCCATCGACGGAAGGCCGGTCTTCTTCGTCGGCCTGCGGAAGCCGCCGAAGCCGGTCGCACCGTTCGAGACCGACCGACGCTGGCTCCCTGCCTGCGTCTTCCTCGACCCCGAGACGCTGCAGTGTCGCATCCACGGCGACGACCGGTACCCCGGGGAGTGTGCGGACTACCCCGGTCACAACCTCGCGCTCGACCAGGAGACGGAGTGCGAGCGGGTCGAACGCGTCCACGGCGGGACGCGCCTCCGCGACCGGAGCGACCCCCCGACGGGGAACCTGGCGCTGGGTCCGCAGGCGGTCGGCACGAAGGTGTTCGTCCACCCCGCCCCCGAGCGACTCGACGGCGTCGTCGACCGACTCGTCCGGGGGGCGCTCCGAGCAGCGGACAGGGCGGAGTTCGTCGGGAGCGCCGTCGCGTCGTCTCCGGGCTCGACCGACGTCGACGAGTCGCGGCTCGCGGCGGTCCGCGAGCGAGTCGAGGACGCGTCGTCGTGGGTCGGCCGAGCCATCGAGGCGTGGGAAGCGACGGCCGGTGCGGTCGGCACGGACGCCACCGGCGCGGACACGGGCGTCGACGACCGCCTCGGCGCGCCGTCGACGCCCGGATGGGAGGCGAACGGCGACAAGGGTTAA
- a CDS encoding DUF7561 family protein, whose translation MGSQRCDGCGSTVRIAGGIGDFWTFSSETSGGIDLELADGSDHFLCFDCIERLPDDRDVTSADVVALGEKNER comes from the coding sequence ATGGGCTCTCAACGGTGTGACGGCTGCGGCTCGACGGTCAGAATCGCCGGCGGCATCGGCGACTTCTGGACGTTTTCGAGCGAGACGTCGGGCGGTATCGACCTCGAACTCGCGGACGGGAGCGACCACTTCCTCTGTTTCGACTGCATCGAGCGCCTCCCCGACGACCGCGACGTGACGAGCGCCGACGTCGTCGCCCTGGGTGAGAAAAACGAACGCTAG
- a CDS encoding DUF6757 family protein: MRCHYCEREAAYAAEKDGVKVGLCDTHFHERLETLAESEELSALREQLDIDRTE; the protein is encoded by the coding sequence ATGCGCTGTCATTACTGCGAACGGGAGGCCGCGTACGCCGCCGAGAAGGACGGGGTGAAGGTCGGCCTCTGCGACACACACTTCCACGAGCGGCTCGAGACGCTCGCGGAGTCCGAGGAGCTCTCGGCCCTCCGAGAGCAACTCGACATCGACCGCACCGAGTAG
- a CDS encoding DUF5784 family protein, which produces MARPLRFRHAPGRWTLDRIRRDIYADLDGNLGASMSRPWYRQPEGYDARRFDMDNGDTALFAWDGDDAYWVGNTETPSALWRTDKIALEEAPAAITEWVERELLAELHDESPWLKPYPHLSWFFLPVFCSKDGRQTTRAFFSEHAAGFPDATAEEALSYYEAFLSTGVLDPYRELMAGKLGTSTSLDLVRMSAAMGEFNAAKLLHDAGYSLEPEAEVTTGHSLDFRVEKGGRVTLVEVTRPLPPSRRAANSPVTAVRDTAQTKTDGQLERHAGGAVLFVDCSSFPDDDWNAVRGERPEVRHRPAVVFRVRPDGRVDGYTKGSVPLDLPF; this is translated from the coding sequence GTGGCACGACCGCTCCGCTTCAGACACGCCCCCGGTCGCTGGACGCTCGACCGGATACGGCGTGACATCTACGCCGACCTCGACGGGAACCTGGGAGCGTCCATGTCCCGGCCGTGGTACCGCCAGCCCGAGGGGTACGACGCCCGCCGGTTCGACATGGACAACGGCGACACGGCGCTCTTCGCCTGGGACGGCGACGACGCCTACTGGGTCGGCAACACCGAGACGCCCTCGGCGCTGTGGCGGACGGACAAGATCGCGCTGGAGGAGGCGCCCGCGGCGATCACCGAGTGGGTCGAGCGGGAACTCCTCGCCGAACTGCACGACGAGTCGCCGTGGCTGAAGCCCTACCCACACCTGTCGTGGTTCTTCCTCCCCGTGTTCTGCTCGAAGGACGGCCGTCAGACGACCAGGGCGTTCTTCTCTGAACACGCGGCGGGGTTCCCCGACGCCACCGCCGAGGAGGCGCTCTCGTACTACGAGGCGTTCCTGTCGACCGGGGTGTTGGACCCCTACCGGGAACTGATGGCGGGCAAACTGGGCACGTCGACGTCGCTCGACCTCGTGCGGATGAGCGCGGCGATGGGCGAGTTCAACGCCGCGAAACTCCTCCACGACGCCGGCTACAGCCTCGAACCCGAGGCGGAGGTGACGACGGGCCACTCGCTGGACTTCCGCGTCGAGAAGGGCGGGAGGGTGACGCTCGTCGAGGTGACGCGCCCGCTCCCGCCGAGTCGACGCGCGGCGAACAGCCCCGTCACCGCGGTTCGCGACACGGCCCAGACGAAGACCGACGGCCAACTGGAGCGACACGCCGGCGGTGCGGTGCTGTTCGTCGACTGTTCGTCGTTCCCGGACGACGACTGGAACGCGGTCCGGGGCGAGAGACCGGAGGTCAGACACCGGCCGGCCGTCGTCTTCCGCGTGCGGCCCGACGGGCGGGTCGACGGCTACACGAAGGGGAGCGTCCCGCTGGACCTGCCGTTCTAG